From Schizosaccharomyces pombe strain 972h- genome assembly, chromosome: II, the proteins below share one genomic window:
- the rli1 gene encoding Fe-sulfur ATPase Rli1: MSESLTRIAIVSEDKCRPKKCRQECRRSCPVVRTGKLCIEVNPTDRIAFISETLCIGCGICVKKCPFGAINIINLPTNLESEVTHRYSANSFKLHRLPTPRPGQVLGLVGTNGIGKSTALKILSGKMKPNLGRYDNPPDWAEVVKYFRGSELQNFFTKVVEDNIKALIKPQYVDHIPRAIKTGDKTVSGLIKARANNNNFEEVMDHTDLQNLLNREVGHLSGGELQRFAIAAVATQKADVYMFDEPSSYLDIKQRLKAGRVIRSLLATTNYVIVVEHDLSVLDYLSDFVCVLYGVPSMYGVVTLPYSVREGINIFLDGHIPTENLRFRSEALTFRLADASDEITADRTAEYNYPDHVIEQGDFKLTIKSGGFSDAEIIVLLGENGTGKTTFCKWMAKNSDLKISMKPQTIAPKFQGTVRMLFLKKIRAAFLNGKFQSEVCKPLSIDNIIDQEVLNLSGGELQRVAICLALGMPADVYLIDEPSAYLDSEQRIIASKVIRRFIVNSRKTAFIVEHDFIMATYLADRVILFEGQPSRDARCNPPQSLLTGMNTFLKNLDVTFRRDPNTLRPRINKFDSQMDQEQKNAGNYFFLEN; the protein is encoded by the exons ATGAGCGAAAGTCTTACTAGAATCGCCATTGTTAGTGAGGATAAGTGTAGACCAAAG AAATGTCGGCAAGAATGCCGCCGGTCTTGCCCTGTCGTGCGCACCGGTAAATTGTGTATTGAAGTTAATCCTACCGATCGCATTGCATTTATTAGTGAAACATTATGTATTGGTTGTGGTATCTGTGTCAAAAAATGTCCATTCGGAGCTATCAACATTATTAATTTGCCCACTAACTTGGAAAGTGAAGTAACCCATCGTTACTCTGCTAATTCTTTCAAGCTTCATCGTTTGCCTACTCCTCGTCCTGGTCAAGTTTTGGGCTTAGTTGGTACTAACGGTATTGGAAAGTCTACTGCGTTAAAGATCCTATCCGGAAAAATGAAGCCTAATTTAGGTCGTTATGATAATCCTCCTGACTGGGCTGAAGTTGTCAAATACTTCCGTGGTAGTGAActtcaaaactttttcacCAAAGTTGTTGAAGATAACATTAAGGCTCTTATCAAACCTCAATACGTTGATCATATCCCACGGGCGATTAAAACTGGTGACAAAACTGTATCTGGTTTAATTAAAGCTCGTGCAAACaacaataattttgaagaagttaTGGATCACACCgatcttcaaaatcttttaaatcgTGAGGTTGGCCATCTTTCTGGTGGTGAGCTTCAACGATTTGCTATTGCTGCCGTAGCCACTCAAAAAGCTGACGTTTACATGTTTGACGAGCCTTCGTCTTATTTGGATATTAAACAACGTCTCAAAGCTGGTCGTGTAATCCGCAGCTTGTTGGCTACTACCAACTATGTGATTGTTGTTGAACACGATCTTTCCGTCCTTGATTATCTCTCCGATTTCGTTTGTGTATTATACGGCGTCCCCTCTATGTATGGTGTTGTCACTCTCCCCTATTCTGTTCGTGAAGgtattaatattttccttGACGGTCATATTCCTACCGAGAATTTGAGATTCCGTTCTGAGGCATTGACATTCCGTCTTGCTGACGCATCTGATGAAATTACCGCTGACAGAACTGCGGAGTACAATTATCCCGATCATGTCATTGAGCAAGGTGATTTCAAGCTTACAATTAAGTCTGGTGGTTTTTCTGATGCTGAGATTATTGTATTGCTTGGTGAGAATGGTACTGGTAAAACTACATTCTGCAAGTGGATGGCTAAGAACTCGGATTTGAAGATTAGCATGAAGCCCCAAACAATCGCACCTAAATTTCAAGGTACCGTTCGTATgctgtttttgaaaaagattcGTGCTGCTTTCTTGAATGGCAAGTTTCAGAGTGAAGTTTGCAAGCCTCTTAGCATTGACAACATCATTGATCAAGAGGTATTGAACTTGTCTGGTGGTGAATTGCAACGTGTTGCCATTTGCTTAGCTTTGGGTATGCCTGCTGATGTGTACTTAATTGACGAGCCTTCTGCTTATCTTGATTCAGAGCAGCGTATTATTGCTTCCAAGGTTATTAGGAGATTTATTGTCAACTCACGCAAGACTGCTTTTATCGTTGAACACGATTTTATCATGGCTACTTATTTGGCTGACCGTGTCATCCTTTTCGAGGGACAACCTTCTCGTGATGCTAGATGTAATCCTCCTCAATCACTTCTTACTGGTATGAACACTTTCTTGAAGAACTTGGATGTTACATTCCGTCGTGATCCTAATACCTTGAGACCACGTATCAACAAGTTCGACAGTCAAATGGATCAAGAGCAAAAGAATGCaggaaattattttttccttgaAAATTAA
- the kap123 gene encoding karyopherin/importin beta family nuclear import signal receptor Kap123: protein MDAQFTLELTQLLFQSIAPDTTQITEATRALETKYLKEPGSLLSLFHIMGTCENPQVRQLAAIEARKLCHKYWSSVDADVQNQIRSNLLDITLKEPESIVRHAFGRVIAALAKLDLPEGKWNELSAFLVQATMDQNDSIREMAVYVLYSIAETVDLDNKLLLDFVNLFSQTITDSSRTVRVTSVQGLGAIAEVLESDDKKLLHAYRATLPGMLLVLQDVVQVGDVDASKQVFDVFNTFLIASGAIISKALGNIIEIITGIANSKQVDDEIRCMALSFIISCIRFKSRKLQALKLGKPLVLTLMEVATEETTDDIDEDCPARLALRSIDLLSTHLSPSQVFYPMFEAACAFSQSPQASYRKAALLSIGVAVEGSSESVAGNLPNIFPIIINGLCDNDMDVRQAALLALSQIAVEIPTEVSKHHAQLLPLVFELMSTQGVKVGKSACNCIDALLEGLDKSEISGYLPMLMERLVGLLEFSDTPDIKSCVAAAIGSAAFAAQDDFIPYFERTMASLSQCLHTTDDDEGYELRGTVMDTLGAIANAVGKQAFLPYTEQLIQLAYEGIQIDHSRLRECSFCFYAVLARVYKEEFAPFLEHIVPALFKSIDQDESDILSERIGAPTAEEISQLLDSVETNEEENDEELEKAMGVNSAIAMEKEIAADALGEICMYVGAPFTPYLEPTVEKLVACTTHFYEGVRKSALSSLWRCATTYYKVCNVPQWQPGLPLKVPVPDTVKNIFEAVRKCTFDTLEEEYEKTVATDILRNFAESIKTCGPVVLGDDYEKLCEVVMEVLQKQHIVQAGDVFDDDFEEEDIVSNEEVDDTEQDALLIDSACDVVIALAVALGGSFADSFKVFYPQIVKYYMSKNGNERAMAVACVGEVAGGIESAITPFTRDVFSLFMAALEDSEGEVRSNAAYSMGLLCQFSTEDLSSEYLNILQKLQPFFTQEVFRTALDNAIGCISRLILHNQNAIPVDQVLPIVFSKLPLKEDYLENAPLYHMILALYRQQNPCLVQHLGELIPVFASVLTGSPEQLNDELRSELLSMVKEIAPQYESVVSNYPQLVALLQ from the coding sequence atggACGCTCAATTCACACTTGAACTTACTCAGCtgctttttcaaagcaTCGCTCCTGATACCACTCAAATTACTGAGGCCACTCGCGCCTTGGAAACAAAGTATTTGAAGGAACCTGGCTCACTACTTTCTCTTTTCCATATTATGGGAACTTGTGAAAATCCCCAAGTTCGTCAGTTAGCTGCCATCGAGGCACGTAAGCTTTGTCATAAATATTGGTCATCCGTTGACGCGGATGTCCAAAATCAGATCCGTAGTAATTTGTTAGATATTACCTTGAAGGAACCTGAAAGTATCGTCCGTCATGCTTTTGGTCGTGTGATTGCTGCCTTGGCTAAGCTTGATTTACCTGAAGGAAAATGGAATGAATTATCGGCTTTCCTGGTCCAAGCCACTATGGATCAAAACGATTCTATTCGTGAAATGGCTGTTTATGTTCTCTACTCAATTGCTGAAACGGTAGATTTAGATAATAAGCTCCTTTTGGATTTTGTCAACTTATTCTCCCAAACAATTACTGACTCTAGTCGAACAGTTCGTGTTACTTCTGTTCAAGGTCTTGGTGCAATTGCAGAGGTTTTGGAGTCTGATgataaaaagcttttgcaCGCTTATCGTGCTACCTTGCCTGGCATGCTTTTGGTTCTTCAAGATGTCGTTCAGGTCGGTGATGTGGATGCCAGCAAGCAAGTTTTTGATGTTTTTAACACTTTTCTTATTGCTTCTGGTGCCATTATTTCCAAAGCACTTGGTaatattattgaaattattaCTGGCATTGCAAATTCCAAGCAGGTCGATGATGAAATTCGCTGTATGGccctttcttttataatttcGTGCATACGTTTCAAGTCACGTAAGCTGCAAGCTCTTAAACTTGGTAAGCCTCTAGTCCTTACGCTTATGGAAGTTGCTACGGAAGAAACTACTGATGACATAGATGAAGATTGTCCTGCTCGTCTTGCCTTACGTTCCATTGATCTTCTATCTACACATTTGTCGCCTTCACAGGTTTTTTACCCTATGTTTGAAGCTGCTTGTGCATTCTCGCAATCTCCACAGGCTAGCTATCGTAAAGCTGCTTTGCTATCAATTGGCGTTGCCGTTGAAGGCTCATCAGAATCTGTTGCTGGAAATCTTCCTAACATATTTCCTATCATTATAAATGGTTTATGCGATAATGATATGGATGTTCGTCAGGCAGCTCTGCTTGCATTGAGTCAAATTGCTGTTGAAATTCCTACTGAAGTTTCTAAACACCATGCTCAGCTTTTGCCATTGGTATTCGAACTGATGTCAACTCAAGGTGTAAAGGTAGGCAAATCAGCTTGCAATTGCATTGACGCCCTTTTAGAAGGTCTGGATAAGTCTGAGATTTCTGGTTATTTACCGATGCTTATGGAAAGACTTGTCGGCTTGTTGGAGTTCAGCGACACTCCTGACATTAAGAGCTGTGTTGCCGCTGCTATTGGCTCTGCAGCATTTGCTGCTCAAGATGACTTTATACCTTATTTCGAACGTACAATGGCTAGTCTCTCGCAATGTTTACATACCactgatgatgatgaaggATACGAACTTCGTGGTACAGTTATGGATACCCTCGGTGCCATTGCAAACGCAGTTGGTAAACAAGCGTTTTTGCCTTACACTGAACAACTTATTCAACTAGCTTATGAGGGTATCCAAATTGATCATTCACGACTTCGTGAGTGTTCTTTCTGCTTCTATGCTGTCCTTGCTCGTGTTTATAAAGAAGAGTTCGCACCATTTTTGGAGCACATTGTTCCTGCTTTATTCAAATCCATCGATCAAGATGAGTCAGATATATTGTCTGAACGTATCGGAGCGCCTACTGCCGAGGAGATTAGCCAACTATTAGATTCAGTTGAAACCAATGAAGAggaaaatgatgaagagCTTGAAAAGGCTATGGGTGTTAACAGCGCCATTGCTatggaaaaggaaattgCTGCTGATGCTTTGGGTGAAATTTGCATGTACGTTGGCGCTCCCTTTACTCCTTATTTAGAGCCAACAGTTGAAAAGCTTGTAGCTTGTACAACTCATTTTTACGAAGGTGTTAGAAAATCTGCTTTAAGTAGCTTGTGGCGCTGTGCTACTACGTACTACAAAGTATGCAATGTTCCTCAATGGCAACCAGGCTTACCTTTAAAGGTTCCTGTTCCTGATACTGTTAAGAATATCTTTGAAGCTGTTAGAAAATGCACGTTTGATACTTTAGAAGAGGAGTACGAGAAAACTGTTGCTACTGACATTCTACGCAACTTTGCTGAATCCATTAAAACATGTGGCCCAGTAGTCTTGGGAGACGATTATGAAAAACTCTGCGAAGTCGTCATGGAAGTTTTGCAAAAGCAACATATTGTTCAAGCGGGTGACGTAtttgatgatgattttGAAGAGGAAGATATAGTTAGCAATGAAGAGGTCGATGATACTGAACAAGATGCATTACTCATTGATTCTGCTTGTGATGTCGTTATAGCATTAGCTGTTGCTCTTGGTGGATCGTTCGCTGATTCTTTCAAAGTATTCTATCCTCAAATTGTGAAATATTATATGAGCAAGAATGGGAACGAACGCGCAATGGCTGTCGCATGTGTTGGTGAAGTAGCTGGAGGCATTGAGTCTGCAATCACACCATTCACTCGTGATGTTTTTTCGCTATTTATGGCAGCTTTGGAAGATTCTGAAGGTGAAGTACGTAGCAACGCTGCTTACTCAATGGGTCTTTTATGCCAGTTTTCTACCGAGGATCTATCGAGTGAATATCTGAACATACTGCAGAAACTTCAACCTTTCTTTACTCAAGAGGTTTTCCGTACTGCACTCGACAATGCTATTGGTTGTATCTCCCGTTTGATTCTACACAATCAAAATGCTATCCCAGTTGATCAGGTGTTGCCTATCGTATTTTCTAAACTTCCTTTGAAAGAAGATTATCTGGAAAATGCACCACTATATCACATGATTCTTGCTTTGTATCGCCAACAAAACCCTTGTTTGGTTCAGCATCTTGGTGAATTAATTCCCGTTTTTGCATCTGTATTGACCGGTTCTCCGGAGCAATTAAATGATGAATTACGGTCTGAACTGTTATCAATGGTGAAGGAAATTGCTCCACAATACGAGAGTGTTGTTTCAAATTATCCCCAGTTGGTAGCATTGTTACagtga
- the sam1 gene encoding S-adenosylmethionine synthetase, protein MAQTFLFTSESVGEGHPDKICDQISDAILDACLKDDPFSKVACETASKTGMVMVFGEITTRSQIDYQKVIRNTIKSIGYDDSEKGFDYKTCNVLVAIEQQSPDIAQGLHYEKALEELGAGDQGIMFGYATDETPEKLPLTILLAHKLNAAMSVARRDGSLPWLRPDTKTQVTIEYEEENGAVIPRRVDTIVVSAQHADSISTEDLRSEILEKIIKPTVPAHLLDEKTVYHIQPSGRFVVGGPQGDAGLTGRKIIVDTYGGWGAHGGGAFSGKDYSKVDRSAAYAARWIAKSLVAAGLARRCLVQLSYAIGVAEPLSIFVNTYGTSSKTSAELVEIIRKNFDLRPGVLVKSLKLQTPFYLSTASYGHFTDQSKPWEQPKELKF, encoded by the coding sequence ATGGCtcaaacttttttgtttacttctGAATCTGTCGGTGAAGGTCATCCTGACAAAATTTGCGACCAAATATCTGACGCTATTTTGGATGCTTGTTTGAAGGATGACCCCTTTTCCAAGGTAGCATGTGAGACCGCTTCCAAAACCGGTATGGTAATGGTTTTTGGTGAAATTACTACTCGCTCACAAATTGACTACCAAAAGGTTATTCGTAATACCATTAAGAGCATCGGTTATGATGACTCTGAGAAGGGTTTCGATTACAAGACTTGCAACGTCCTCGTCGCCATCGAGCAACAATCTCCTGATATCGCTCAAGGTCTTCACTATGAGAAGGCTTTGGAAGAGCTCGGTGCTGGTGACCAGGGTATTATGTTTGGCTATGCAACTGATGAGACCCCCGAGAAGTTACCTTTGACCATTCTCCTTGCTCACAAACTCAATGCTGCCATGTCTGTCGCTCGTCGTGATGGATCTCTTCCATGGTTGCGTCCTGATACCAAGACTCAAGTCACTATTGAATATGAAGAGGAAAACGGTGCTGTCATCCCCCGTCGTGTAGATACCATCGTCGTCTCTGCTCAACACGCTGATAGCATCTCTACTGAAGACTTGCGTTCTGAAATTTTGGAGAAGATCATTAAGCCTACTGTCCCTGCTCATTTGTTAGATGAGAAGACTGTTTACCACATCCAACCTTCTGGTCGTTTCGTTGTTGGTGGTCCTCAAGGTGATGCTGGTCTCACTGGTCGTAAGATTATTGTTGATACCTATGGTGGCTGGGGTGCTCACGGTGGTGGTGCCTTCTCTGGTAAAGACTACTCCAAGGTCGATCGTTCTGCCGCCTATGCTGCTCGTTGGATTGCCAAATCTTTGGTTGCTGCTGGTTTGGCTCGCCGCTGCCTTGTCCAACTCTCCTATGCTATTGGTGTTGCTGAGCCCCTTTCTATTTTTGTCAATACTTACGGCACTTCTTCCAAGACATCTGCTGAGCTTGTTGAAATTATCCGCAAGAACTTTGACCTTCGTCCTGGTGTTTTGGTCAAAAGCCTTAAGCTTCAAACTCCTTTCTATCTTTCCACCGCTTCTTACGGTCACTTCACTGATCAATCCAAGCCTTGGGAACAACCTAAGGAGCTTAAGTTTTAG
- the pgk1 gene encoding phosphoglycerate kinase Pgk1, which produces MSLSTKLAITDVDLKGKNVLIRVDFNVPLDGDRITNNARIVGALPTIKYALEQQPKAVILMSHLGRPNGARVAKYSLKPVAAELSKLLGKPVKFLDDCVGPEVEKACKEAKGGEVILLENLRFHIEEEGSAKVDGKKVKADASAVEAFRKSLTSLGDIFVNDAFGTAHRAHSSMVGVDLPRVSGFLMKKELDYFSKALENPARPFLAILGGAKVADKIQLIDNLLDKVNRLIICGGMAFTFLKVLNGMKIGDSLFDEAGSKNVESMMAKAKKNNVEVFLPVDFVTADKFDKDAKVGSATAEEGIPDGWMGLDCGPKSSAKFAEVITTSKTIVWNGPAGVFEFDNFAKGTKSMLDACVKTCEAGNVVIVGGGDTATVAKKYGKEDALSHVSTGGGASLELLEGKALPGVVALSSK; this is translated from the coding sequence ATGTCTTTGTCTACTAAGCTCGCTATCACCGACGTCGACTTGAAGGGCAAGAACGTCTTGATCCGTGTCGACTTCAACGTCCCTTTGGACGGTGACCGTATCACCAACAATGCCCGTATCGTTGGTGCTCTCCCCACCATCAAGTACGCTCTTGAGCAACAACCCAAGGCTGTCATCTTGATGTCTCACTTGGGCCGTCCCAACGGTGCTCGTGTTGCCAAGTACTCCTTGAAGCCTGTTGCTGCTGAGCTCAGCAAGCTTTTGGGCAAGCCCGTCAAGTTCCTTGACGACTGTGTTGGCCCTGAGGTCGAAAAGGCCTGCAAGGAAGCCAAGGGTGGTGAGGTCATCCTTTTGGAGAACTTGCGTTTCCACATCGAGGAGGAGGGTTCCGCCAAGGTTGACGGTAAGAAGGTTAAGGCTGACGCTTCTGCCGTCGAGGCTTTCCGTAAGTCTTTGACTTCTCTCGGTGACATCTTTGTCAACGATGCTTTCGGTACCGCTCACCGTGCTCACTCCTCTATGGTCGGTGTCGATCTCCCCCGTGTCTCCGGTTTCCTTATGAAGAAGGAGCTCGACTACTTCTCCAAGGCTTTGGAGAACCCCGCTCGTCCCTTCCTTGCCATCTTGGGTGGTGCCAAGGTTGCTGACAAGATCCAACTTATTGACAACCTTCTTGACAAGGTCAACCGCCTTATCATCTGCGGTGGTATGGCTTTCACCTTCTTGAAGGTCCTTAACGGTATGAAGATTGGTGACTCTCTTTTCGATGAGGCTGGTTCCAAGAACGTCGAATCCATGATGGCCAAGGCCAAGAAGAACAACGTCGAGGTCTTCCTCCCCGTTGACTTCGTCACTGCCGACAAGTTCGACAAGGACGCCAAGGTTGGCTCTGCCACCGCCGAGGAGGGTATCCCCGACGGATGGATGGGTTTGGACTGTGGACCCAAGTCCTCTGCTAAGTTTGCCGAGGTTATCACCACCTCCAAGACCATTGTCTGGAATGGTCCCGCTGGTGTCTTTGAGTTTGACAACTTTGCCAAGGGTACCAAGTCTATGCTTGATGCTTGTGTCAAGACCTGTGAAGCTGGTAACGTTGTTATTGTTGGTGGTGGTGACACTGCTACTGTTGCCAAGAAGTACGGTAAGGAGGATGCTCTTTCCCACGTCTCTACCGGTGGTGGTGCTTCTCTTGAACTCTTGGAGGGTAAGGCTCTTCCCGGTGTCGTTGCTCTTTCTTCCAAGTAA